Proteins encoded by one window of Microbacterium testaceum:
- a CDS encoding DUF2510 domain-containing protein — MSDAQAGWYDDGSGRMRWWDGQRWTEQFQEPAAPQPGVAGFIERAQADAFSGAQPRPAQDGFSYVVLQVVLREKFFGTGSGNLTELENVINRQAALGYRLHTITTASSGSTGFGGGDRIQATMVFERQG; from the coding sequence ATGAGCGACGCGCAGGCAGGGTGGTACGACGACGGTTCCGGGCGCATGCGCTGGTGGGACGGACAGCGGTGGACTGAGCAGTTCCAGGAGCCGGCCGCCCCGCAACCGGGCGTCGCGGGCTTCATCGAACGGGCGCAGGCCGACGCCTTCTCGGGCGCGCAGCCGCGTCCCGCCCAGGACGGGTTCAGCTACGTCGTGCTCCAGGTGGTGCTGAGGGAGAAGTTCTTCGGCACCGGTTCGGGCAACCTGACCGAACTCGAGAACGTCATCAACCGCCAAGCCGCGCTCGGTTACCGCCTGCACACGATCACGACCGCCTCGTCGGGGAGCACCGGCTTCGGCGGCGGCGACCGGATCCAGGCCACGATGGTGTTCGAGCGGCAGGGCTGA
- a CDS encoding FAD-binding oxidoreductase produces MTARTAAWHTAIVVASRPETATARRIELDVPTWPGNEAGSHLDVRLTAPDGYQASRSYSIASAGPGTRIVLAVDEVPDGEVSPFLVHDLREGDRIEVHGPLGAFFVWTPSDDPARVQLIAGGSGVVPLFAMASAHAASADETLFRLLYSVRSPDDVFFADELAALVDDRFALDLVYTRRAPADAKRAPARLTADDLRAAVIPADQQPRVFVCGPTPFVEAVAGWLIEAGHSSTRIRTERFGGS; encoded by the coding sequence GTGACCGCGCGCACCGCGGCCTGGCACACCGCGATCGTCGTCGCCTCGCGCCCCGAGACCGCGACCGCCCGACGCATCGAGCTCGACGTGCCCACGTGGCCGGGCAACGAGGCGGGTTCGCACCTCGACGTGCGCCTCACCGCACCCGACGGCTACCAGGCGAGCCGGTCGTACTCGATCGCATCGGCGGGGCCGGGCACGCGCATCGTGCTCGCCGTCGACGAGGTGCCCGACGGGGAGGTCTCACCGTTCCTCGTCCACGATCTGCGCGAGGGCGATCGGATCGAGGTGCACGGGCCGCTCGGAGCGTTCTTCGTGTGGACGCCGTCCGACGACCCCGCTCGGGTGCAGCTGATCGCGGGTGGCTCCGGGGTCGTCCCGCTCTTCGCCATGGCCTCCGCGCACGCGGCGAGCGCCGACGAGACCCTCTTTCGACTCCTGTACTCCGTCCGTTCCCCCGACGACGTGTTCTTCGCCGATGAGCTCGCCGCACTGGTCGACGATCGCTTCGCCCTCGACCTCGTCTACACGCGCCGGGCGCCGGCCGACGCGAAACGGGCACCCGCGCGACTGACCGCCGACGACCTGCGCGCCGCGGTCATCCCCGCCGATCAACAGCCGCGCGTCTTCGTCTGCGGACCGACTCCGTTCGTCGAGGCGGTCGCGGGCTGGCTCATCGAGGCGGGTCACTCATCCACCCGCATCCGCACCGAGCGATTCGGAGGCTCCTGA
- a CDS encoding ABC transporter substrate-binding protein, with protein MKANKIIAGIALVGAIAFTATGCAGAGGGGNAGGGSGDKITVGFAQTGSESGWRSANTESMKEAFSEANGFNLVFNAADNKPEAQIAAVRSFINQGVDAIVLAPIVSDGWDDVLKEAKDANIPVILEDRTVSASEDLYASWIGLDFKQEGETAGKWVADNFGTTPTNMVVLEGTTGSSAATDRATGFNDAIKGTDIKVLDSQTGNFTRADGKTVMEGFLQKYGSQINLLFAHNDDMGLGALEAIKAAGLKPGTDIKIVTIDAVKDGMTALSNGEFNYIVECNPLLGEKTAEVVKKVVAGESVDKSYIVEDQAFDQEQAKKVLDSRPY; from the coding sequence ATGAAGGCGAACAAGATCATCGCGGGCATCGCGCTCGTCGGCGCGATCGCGTTCACGGCCACCGGCTGCGCCGGAGCGGGCGGCGGCGGAAACGCCGGCGGTGGCAGCGGCGACAAGATCACGGTCGGCTTCGCCCAGACCGGTTCCGAGAGCGGATGGCGCAGCGCCAACACCGAGTCGATGAAGGAGGCGTTCAGCGAGGCCAACGGCTTCAACCTCGTCTTCAACGCGGCCGACAACAAGCCCGAGGCGCAGATCGCCGCCGTCCGCAGCTTCATCAACCAGGGCGTCGACGCGATCGTCCTCGCACCCATCGTGAGCGACGGCTGGGACGACGTCCTCAAGGAGGCCAAGGACGCCAACATCCCCGTCATCCTCGAGGACCGCACGGTCTCGGCATCCGAGGACCTCTACGCCAGCTGGATCGGCCTCGACTTCAAGCAGGAGGGCGAGACCGCCGGCAAGTGGGTCGCCGACAACTTCGGCACGACGCCCACCAACATGGTCGTCCTCGAGGGCACCACCGGTTCGTCCGCCGCCACCGACCGCGCCACCGGCTTCAACGACGCGATCAAGGGCACCGACATCAAGGTCCTCGACTCGCAGACCGGTAACTTCACCCGCGCCGACGGCAAGACGGTCATGGAGGGCTTCCTCCAGAAGTACGGCTCGCAGATCAACCTGCTCTTCGCCCACAACGACGACATGGGCCTGGGCGCCCTCGAGGCGATCAAGGCCGCCGGCCTCAAGCCCGGCACCGACATCAAGATCGTCACGATCGACGCGGTGAAGGACGGCATGACCGCCCTCTCGAACGGCGAGTTCAACTACATCGTCGAGTGCAACCCGCTCCTCGGTGAGAAGACCGCCGAGGTCGTCAAGAAGGTCGTCGCCGGCGAGTCCGTCGACAAGAGCTACATCGTCGAGGACCAGGCGTTCGACCAGGAGCAGGCCAAGAAGGTTCTGGACAGCCGCCCCTACTGA
- a CDS encoding sugar ABC transporter ATP-binding protein, with the protein MTSERAAATTSERAAVVEMRGISIQFPGVKALDGVDFTLYAGEVHSLMGENGAGKSTLIKALTGVYGIDDGVIRVEGTERQFRATADAQAAGIATVYQEVNLCQNLTVGENVMLGNEIRRAGMVDWKATHAAAATYLAELGVHIDTRSILASHSIAVQQLVAISRAMVVDTKVLVLDEPTSSLDRGEVEQLFGVVRDLRDRGVAILFVSHFLDQIYEISDRLTVLRNGTLVGEYPVAELGREQLVAKMIGRELGELDAISASAERPIDRAGTPVLRTLSLGRKNALEPVDLDVYPGEVVGLAGLLGSGRTELARLIAGADRPDDGTVQVSGSGSRTGSPRHALDRGIAFSSEDRRAEGIVGDLTVAENIVLGIQARRGALRKISAAEKQAVVEEYITALGVRPADPNALIRNLSGGNQQKVLLARWLATAPELLILDEPTRGIDVGAKADIQRKVAELAEKGLAVIFISSELEEVLRLAQRVAVLRDRRKIGELATRDVDLDALVAYIAEGQPESAAAASHTAPETLSSDREKIA; encoded by the coding sequence ATGACATCCGAACGGGCCGCCGCGACGACCTCCGAACGGGCAGCCGTGGTGGAGATGCGCGGCATCAGCATCCAGTTCCCCGGCGTAAAGGCGCTCGACGGCGTCGACTTCACCCTCTACGCCGGCGAAGTCCACTCCCTCATGGGAGAGAACGGCGCCGGAAAGTCCACTCTCATCAAGGCCCTGACCGGCGTCTACGGGATAGATGACGGCGTCATCCGCGTCGAAGGGACCGAGCGACAGTTCCGGGCCACCGCCGATGCCCAGGCCGCGGGAATCGCCACCGTCTATCAAGAGGTCAACCTCTGCCAGAACCTCACCGTCGGTGAGAACGTCATGCTCGGCAACGAGATCCGACGCGCCGGCATGGTCGACTGGAAGGCCACGCACGCCGCGGCCGCCACCTACCTCGCCGAGCTGGGCGTGCACATCGACACCCGATCGATCCTCGCCAGCCACTCGATCGCCGTGCAGCAGCTGGTCGCGATCAGCCGTGCCATGGTGGTCGACACGAAGGTGCTCGTGCTCGACGAACCCACCTCGAGCCTCGACCGCGGCGAGGTCGAGCAGCTGTTCGGCGTGGTCCGCGATCTGCGCGACCGCGGCGTGGCCATCCTCTTCGTCTCGCACTTCCTCGACCAGATCTACGAGATCTCCGACCGCCTCACGGTGCTGCGCAACGGCACCCTGGTGGGGGAGTACCCCGTCGCGGAACTGGGCCGCGAACAACTCGTGGCGAAGATGATCGGCCGCGAGCTCGGAGAGCTGGATGCCATCTCGGCCAGCGCCGAACGCCCGATCGACCGCGCCGGAACGCCGGTGCTGCGCACCCTCTCGCTCGGGCGGAAGAACGCCCTCGAGCCCGTGGACCTCGACGTGTACCCGGGCGAGGTCGTGGGATTGGCCGGGCTCCTGGGTTCCGGCCGCACCGAGCTCGCCCGCCTCATCGCCGGTGCGGATCGTCCCGACGACGGCACCGTCCAGGTGTCGGGCTCCGGGTCGCGCACCGGGTCGCCGCGGCACGCTCTCGACCGCGGCATCGCGTTCTCGTCGGAGGACCGTCGCGCCGAGGGCATCGTGGGAGACCTGACCGTCGCCGAGAACATCGTGCTCGGCATCCAGGCGCGCCGCGGCGCTCTGCGCAAGATCAGCGCCGCAGAGAAGCAGGCCGTCGTCGAGGAGTACATCACGGCCCTCGGCGTGCGCCCCGCCGACCCGAACGCCCTCATCCGCAACCTCTCGGGCGGCAATCAGCAGAAGGTGCTCCTGGCGCGCTGGCTGGCGACCGCTCCCGAGCTGCTCATCCTCGACGAGCCCACCCGCGGCATCGACGTCGGTGCCAAGGCCGACATCCAGCGCAAGGTCGCTGAGCTCGCCGAGAAGGGCCTCGCGGTCATCTTCATCTCGTCCGAGCTCGAAGAAGTGCTTCGCCTCGCGCAGCGCGTGGCCGTTCTGCGCGACCGTCGTAAGATCGGCGAACTGGCCACCCGCGACGTCGACCTCGACGCGCTCGTGGCCTACATCGCCGAGGGGCAGCCCGAGTCGGCCGCAGCCGCGTCACACACCGCACCCGAGACACTGTCGTCCGATCGGGAGAAGATCGCATGA
- a CDS encoding LCP family protein, which translates to MSKTSTPRGQRTVARHGRLTSPGPLAQLFRGVAIALAVLLVSGGAVLAYAAVDLTQSFTADAVELKGQPAVPPDLGELKGGVNMLLVGTDECEPSFAQLFGDRCTGADSEGSLNDVNMLVHISDAPRRVTVISFPRDLMVPIPSCTDKDGNETSAMSKQQINSAFSYGGLSCVVQTVSELSGLEIPFAAKVSFGGVINITDAIGGVDVCIANGIKDRYTGIDWPAGMRTVQGLDALQFLRTRHGVGDGGDLGRISNQQQYMSRLANKLKSQDVLSNPATLYKLASTALRNVDPSTSLTNPLTLVQIASAVKDVPFNEIVFIQYPTYTDPSNPNRVVPDRTDADTLWAALAANQPLELSGNLSDGNGVVVDQNATPAPTQAPAPVDTASPAPTQTAQASPAPTSDAIQLPSGIAGQTAAQATCSNGNVRG; encoded by the coding sequence GTGAGCAAGACCTCCACCCCGCGCGGTCAGCGGACCGTCGCGCGCCACGGGCGACTCACCTCGCCGGGGCCCCTCGCGCAGCTGTTCCGCGGCGTGGCGATCGCGCTCGCCGTCCTCCTCGTGTCGGGTGGTGCGGTCCTCGCGTACGCCGCGGTCGACCTCACTCAGAGCTTCACCGCGGACGCGGTCGAGCTCAAGGGTCAGCCGGCGGTCCCGCCGGACCTCGGCGAGCTCAAGGGCGGCGTCAACATGCTCCTCGTTGGCACCGACGAGTGCGAGCCCAGCTTCGCCCAGCTCTTCGGCGATCGCTGCACCGGTGCCGATTCCGAGGGCAGCCTCAACGACGTCAACATGCTGGTCCACATCTCCGACGCGCCCCGCCGGGTCACGGTCATCTCGTTCCCGCGCGACCTGATGGTGCCGATCCCCTCGTGCACCGACAAGGACGGGAACGAGACCTCGGCGATGAGCAAGCAGCAGATCAACTCCGCGTTCTCGTACGGTGGCCTCTCGTGCGTCGTGCAGACGGTCTCGGAGCTCAGCGGCCTCGAGATCCCCTTCGCCGCCAAGGTCAGCTTCGGCGGGGTGATCAACATCACCGACGCGATCGGCGGTGTCGATGTCTGCATCGCGAACGGGATCAAGGACCGCTACACCGGCATCGACTGGCCCGCCGGCATGCGCACGGTGCAGGGTCTCGACGCTCTGCAGTTCCTCCGCACCCGTCACGGCGTCGGCGACGGCGGCGACCTGGGGCGCATCTCGAACCAGCAGCAGTACATGTCGCGTCTGGCCAACAAGCTGAAGAGCCAGGACGTGCTGTCGAACCCCGCGACGCTCTACAAGCTCGCCTCCACCGCTCTGCGCAACGTCGACCCGTCGACCTCGCTGACGAACCCGCTGACGCTGGTGCAGATCGCCTCCGCGGTCAAGGACGTGCCGTTCAACGAGATCGTGTTCATCCAGTACCCGACGTACACCGATCCCTCGAACCCCAACCGCGTCGTGCCCGACCGTACCGACGCCGACACGCTGTGGGCGGCCCTCGCCGCGAACCAGCCGCTGGAGCTCTCGGGCAACCTCAGCGACGGCAACGGCGTGGTCGTCGACCAGAACGCCACCCCGGCGCCCACGCAGGCTCCCGCGCCGGTCGACACCGCCAGCCCGGCGCCCACCCAGACGGCCCAGGCCTCCCCGGCCCCGACATCGGACGCGATCCAGCTACCGAGCGGCATCGCCGGGCAGACCGCCGCGCAGGCGACCTGCTCGAACGGAAACGTCCGCGGTTGA
- a CDS encoding DUF6510 family protein: protein MTLLDGNALAGRLDDLLGWDATASGVRCTHCGLTGLLATAAVYTSAMGAVARCRGCEAVLLTVVDGPDGRSWLGLSGVSAVEMHRA, encoded by the coding sequence ATGACGCTTCTCGACGGCAACGCCCTCGCTGGACGCCTCGACGATCTGCTCGGCTGGGACGCCACGGCATCCGGAGTTCGATGCACGCACTGCGGGCTGACGGGACTGCTCGCGACGGCGGCCGTCTACACCTCGGCGATGGGGGCCGTCGCGCGGTGCCGCGGGTGCGAGGCCGTGCTCCTCACCGTGGTCGACGGTCCCGACGGCCGCTCCTGGTTGGGGCTCTCGGGCGTGAGTGCGGTGGAGATGCACCGCGCCTGA
- a CDS encoding amidase family protein, which produces MTPLARRVLAVSASIGVVVAGAVVAPTAALAAPAPAAAPFLAPYYTELDVTGDAQVTTADLEALAPHLGTTSSEAGWADAARFDLDDDGAVTASDLALLSERIIYDDGPFQIVEADAVAMQAAMNAGVITSVSLTQQYLDRIAAYDKTVRPTGVRPLNSIITTSTVALKAAAAADEIRAEKGMTGMLLGIPVALKDNYNTADMPTTAGCGCWSGNQTSTDATMVKGLRADGAVIVAKASMDEFAINLSSQWSAFQPDGTALTVSSPYDTTQTSGGSSGGTGAAIAANLAGIGFGTDTGGSIRIPSTYNQLVGVRPTVGLASRDGIVPLALSQDTGGPIARSVQDAAIALDAVVGEDTGDPITARQAGKVPETYTSYLDGESLTGKKIGYIASMLGTNPTTQRLFAQAKASMEARGATVVAVTAPDGFSAIVGEGSGSGPEFNHDLQNYITAYLDPTVSARSLLAISQSPNIVPGRASNPYGQRAAVTESTYQAWAGPQGSHTLQLAKGKQIMTAFMDDQKLDAVVYPTGNPYGTIGTNMRLSPNTGLPAVTVPMGQGLSTEASTGGVNLEFLGRDFAEGPLLGLVYGFEQATHARTTPAAYGPLG; this is translated from the coding sequence ATGACCCCCCTGGCCCGCCGTGTTCTGGCCGTGTCCGCTTCGATCGGTGTCGTCGTCGCCGGGGCCGTCGTCGCTCCGACCGCAGCTCTCGCCGCCCCCGCCCCGGCCGCGGCGCCGTTCCTCGCTCCGTACTACACGGAGCTCGACGTCACCGGCGATGCCCAGGTGACCACGGCCGACCTCGAGGCCCTCGCCCCGCACCTGGGGACGACTTCGAGCGAGGCCGGATGGGCGGATGCCGCGCGCTTCGACCTCGACGACGACGGCGCCGTGACGGCATCCGATCTCGCCCTACTGTCGGAGCGCATCATCTACGACGACGGTCCGTTCCAGATCGTCGAGGCCGATGCGGTGGCGATGCAGGCGGCGATGAACGCCGGGGTGATCACCTCGGTGTCGTTGACCCAGCAGTACCTCGACCGCATCGCGGCCTACGACAAGACCGTCCGTCCGACCGGCGTGCGCCCCTTGAACTCGATCATCACGACGAGCACCGTCGCGCTGAAGGCCGCCGCCGCGGCCGACGAGATCCGCGCCGAGAAGGGCATGACCGGGATGCTGCTCGGCATCCCCGTCGCGCTGAAAGACAACTACAACACCGCCGACATGCCCACCACCGCCGGCTGCGGCTGCTGGAGCGGCAACCAGACCTCGACCGACGCGACGATGGTCAAGGGGCTCCGTGCCGACGGAGCCGTGATCGTGGCGAAGGCCTCGATGGACGAGTTCGCGATCAACCTGTCGTCGCAGTGGTCGGCGTTCCAGCCCGACGGCACCGCGCTGACCGTGTCGAGCCCGTACGACACGACCCAGACCTCGGGCGGATCGAGCGGCGGCACGGGAGCCGCGATCGCGGCGAACCTCGCCGGCATCGGCTTCGGCACCGACACCGGTGGGTCGATCCGCATCCCCTCGACGTACAACCAGCTCGTGGGCGTGCGCCCGACGGTCGGTCTCGCCAGTCGCGACGGCATCGTGCCCCTCGCGCTCTCGCAGGACACCGGTGGTCCCATCGCGCGTTCCGTTCAGGATGCCGCGATCGCGCTCGACGCGGTCGTCGGTGAGGACACGGGTGACCCCATCACGGCGCGCCAGGCCGGCAAGGTGCCCGAGACGTACACGTCGTACCTCGACGGGGAGTCGTTGACGGGCAAGAAGATCGGCTACATCGCGTCGATGCTCGGAACGAACCCCACCACCCAGCGGCTCTTCGCCCAGGCGAAGGCGTCCATGGAGGCACGGGGTGCGACCGTGGTCGCCGTCACCGCACCCGACGGGTTCTCGGCGATCGTGGGAGAGGGGAGCGGCAGCGGTCCCGAGTTCAACCACGACCTGCAGAACTACATCACCGCCTACCTCGACCCGACGGTGAGCGCGCGCAGTCTGCTCGCCATCTCGCAGTCGCCGAACATCGTGCCGGGGCGCGCGAGCAACCCGTACGGTCAGCGCGCCGCCGTCACCGAGTCGACCTATCAGGCATGGGCCGGTCCGCAGGGCTCGCACACGCTGCAGCTCGCGAAGGGCAAGCAGATCATGACCGCGTTCATGGACGACCAGAAGCTGGATGCCGTCGTCTACCCGACCGGCAACCCTTACGGCACCATCGGCACGAACATGCGTCTGAGCCCGAACACGGGTCTGCCCGCCGTCACGGTGCCGATGGGCCAGGGGCTCTCGACCGAGGCGTCGACCGGGGGAGTGAACCTCGAGTTCCTCGGCCGCGACTTCGCCGAGGGTCCCCTCCTGGGCCTCGTCTACGGCTTCGAGCAGGCGACGCACGCCCGCACGACGCCCGCGGCGTACGGACCGCTCGGCTGA
- a CDS encoding molybdopterin-dependent oxidoreductase encodes MSFITRGFSGRRRERDPRLPPGQTLVGDWPVLSAGPTPRVDDDGWEFAIGTENGVHRWTRAELEALGVEDISVDIHCVTHWTKLDMPWRGVSLDRLFAEVDTSHRFAMVHSFGGYTTNIALDDLLGGKSWIAFEADGAPLTPEHGGPARLLVPHLYFWKSAKWVQGLITMPADKPGFWEQNGYHLHGDPWREERYG; translated from the coding sequence ATGTCGTTCATCACACGCGGATTCTCGGGACGACGACGCGAGCGCGACCCCCGACTCCCGCCCGGTCAGACGCTCGTCGGGGACTGGCCCGTTCTGTCGGCCGGCCCGACACCCCGCGTCGACGACGACGGCTGGGAGTTCGCGATCGGCACCGAGAACGGCGTGCACCGCTGGACGCGGGCAGAGCTTGAGGCCCTCGGGGTCGAGGACATCTCCGTCGACATCCACTGCGTCACGCACTGGACGAAGCTCGACATGCCCTGGCGCGGCGTCTCTCTCGATCGTCTCTTCGCCGAGGTCGACACCTCCCACCGCTTCGCGATGGTGCACTCGTTCGGCGGGTACACGACCAACATCGCCCTCGACGATCTGCTCGGTGGCAAGAGCTGGATCGCCTTCGAGGCCGACGGGGCGCCTCTCACGCCCGAGCACGGGGGACCTGCCCGCCTGCTGGTGCCGCACCTGTACTTCTGGAAGAGCGCGAAGTGGGTGCAGGGGCTCATCACGATGCCCGCCGACAAGCCCGGATTCTGGGAGCAGAACGGCTACCACCTGCACGGCGACCCCTGGCGCGAGGAACGGTACGGGTGA
- a CDS encoding alpha/beta fold hydrolase, producing the protein MGYVTTDDGAEIFFKDWGDHDAQPIVFHHGWPLSSDDWDAQLLYFLNEGYRVIATDRRGHGRSSQIGTGHDMDYYASDVNAVVEHLDLRNAVHVGHSTGGGQVARYVAKYGEPQGRVAKAVLVAAVPPLMLQTDDNPEGLPMSVFDGFRDALAANRAQFFEDVASGPFYGFNREGVEVQQRVIDNWWRQGMTGSALAHYAGIKAFSETDQTEDLKAISVPVLVLQGDDDQVVPYQAAALKQAELLSNATLKIYEGYPHGMLTTHADVINPDILAFIRS; encoded by the coding sequence ATGGGGTACGTCACGACGGACGACGGCGCGGAGATCTTCTTCAAGGACTGGGGCGATCACGACGCTCAGCCCATCGTGTTCCATCACGGGTGGCCCCTGTCATCCGATGACTGGGACGCGCAACTGCTCTACTTCCTCAACGAGGGCTATCGCGTGATCGCGACCGACCGACGCGGCCACGGTCGCTCGTCGCAGATCGGCACCGGTCACGACATGGATTATTACGCGAGCGACGTGAACGCTGTCGTCGAGCACCTCGACCTGCGCAACGCCGTCCACGTCGGCCACTCCACCGGTGGCGGACAGGTCGCCCGCTACGTCGCGAAGTACGGCGAGCCCCAGGGCCGTGTCGCCAAAGCCGTGCTCGTCGCGGCCGTTCCGCCTCTGATGCTGCAGACCGACGACAACCCCGAGGGTCTCCCGATGTCGGTGTTCGACGGGTTCCGCGACGCCCTCGCCGCCAACCGCGCGCAATTCTTCGAGGATGTGGCATCCGGACCCTTCTACGGGTTCAACCGCGAGGGCGTCGAGGTGCAACAGCGAGTGATCGACAACTGGTGGCGCCAGGGCATGACCGGCAGCGCCCTCGCCCACTACGCCGGCATCAAGGCGTTTTCCGAGACCGACCAGACCGAGGATCTGAAAGCGATCTCGGTGCCCGTGCTCGTACTGCAGGGGGACGACGACCAGGTCGTGCCCTACCAGGCCGCCGCCCTCAAGCAGGCCGAGCTGCTGTCGAACGCGACGTTGAAGATCTACGAGGGCTACCCCCACGGCATGCTCACCACGCACGCCGACGTGATCAACCCCGACATTCTGGCCTTCATCCGCTCCTGA
- a CDS encoding DUF808 domain-containing protein — MSVGLLAVVDDILSAAMRASAKTAGVVIDDAAVTPQYVQGLTPARELPVVWKIALGSIINKYVIIIPIALLLTSFAPWVLPYLLIIGGGFLCFEGAEKVLEWFGVHHEDAESDEPRDEKKLVRGAVRTDLILSTEIMLIALSSLDPDFGIWMTLGALLIIGLAMTVVVYGAVALLVKIDDIGLRFMKSESRGVRRFGARVVASMPAVFRVISVIGTVAMLWVGGHLVLQNLADTLWSGPFDLVHVVTHAIEAAGPVVEWIVETAMSAVFGLILGLIIVGVVTGISRLTRRGAAAH; from the coding sequence ATGTCCGTCGGACTCCTCGCCGTCGTCGATGACATCCTCAGCGCCGCGATGCGCGCGAGTGCCAAGACGGCCGGTGTCGTCATCGATGACGCCGCCGTCACTCCGCAGTACGTGCAGGGGCTGACGCCCGCGCGCGAGCTGCCCGTGGTCTGGAAGATCGCGCTGGGCAGCATCATCAACAAGTACGTGATCATCATCCCGATCGCGTTGCTGCTCACGTCGTTCGCCCCGTGGGTGCTTCCCTACCTGCTCATCATCGGCGGCGGGTTCCTGTGCTTCGAGGGGGCCGAGAAGGTGCTCGAGTGGTTCGGCGTGCACCACGAAGACGCCGAGTCCGACGAGCCGCGCGACGAGAAGAAGCTCGTGCGGGGGGCCGTGCGCACCGACCTCATCCTCAGCACCGAGATCATGCTCATCGCCCTCTCGAGCCTCGACCCCGACTTCGGCATCTGGATGACGCTCGGGGCGCTGCTCATCATCGGGCTGGCCATGACGGTGGTCGTCTACGGCGCGGTCGCGCTCCTGGTCAAAATCGACGACATCGGCCTGCGCTTCATGAAGAGCGAGTCGCGGGGCGTCCGCCGCTTCGGTGCCCGGGTCGTGGCATCCATGCCCGCTGTCTTCCGCGTGATCAGCGTCATCGGCACGGTCGCCATGCTGTGGGTCGGGGGGCACCTGGTGCTGCAGAACCTCGCCGACACTCTCTGGTCGGGCCCGTTCGACCTCGTGCACGTCGTGACCCACGCGATCGAGGCCGCGGGACCGGTCGTCGAGTGGATCGTCGAGACGGCGATGTCGGCGGTGTTCGGGCTGATCCTGGGGCTGATCATCGTGGGCGTCGTGACGGGCATCTCGCGACTGACGCGCCGCGGCGCAGCCGCGCACTAA
- a CDS encoding flavin reductase family protein produces MTSLPHGAPESTPAIGTSVSADDFKRAFRGHPGGIAVITAFGENGPVALTASSVSSVSADPPLLIFSVSALSSATPTIIAADTIVVHLLDAEDISLARAGATSGLDRFADTSTWSRLPSGEPVYHGVRAWLRCKVVSRMDAGGSTVIAAQALQVDVERDLEPGESGAALVYHNRAWHRLGEHSRLDD; encoded by the coding sequence ATGACTTCGCTTCCGCACGGCGCCCCCGAGAGCACCCCCGCCATCGGCACCTCCGTCTCGGCGGACGACTTCAAGAGGGCCTTCCGCGGCCACCCCGGCGGCATAGCCGTCATCACCGCGTTCGGCGAGAACGGCCCCGTCGCGCTCACCGCCTCGTCGGTGTCGTCGGTGAGCGCCGACCCGCCGCTGCTGATCTTCTCGGTGTCGGCGCTGTCGTCGGCGACGCCCACGATCATCGCAGCGGACACGATCGTGGTGCACCTGCTCGACGCCGAGGACATCTCGCTCGCCCGCGCAGGAGCCACCAGCGGTCTCGACCGCTTCGCCGACACCTCGACGTGGTCGCGCCTGCCCTCCGGCGAGCCGGTCTACCACGGCGTGCGCGCGTGGCTCCGGTGCAAGGTCGTCAGCAGAATGGATGCCGGCGGCTCCACGGTCATCGCCGCTCAAGCCCTGCAGGTCGACGTCGAACGCGACCTCGAGCCCGGCGAATCCGGTGCCGCGCTGGTCTACCACAACCGCGCCTGGCACCGCCTGGGCGAGCACTCGCGCCTCGACGACTGA